The genomic interval ACTAAATGTTTAATCCACTTATAATTGGACTGTTCTGTCTTTAACAGccagctgatttaaaaaaaatgataaaggaaaACTAGCTCTAGGCTAGGCAGGCACTTTAATTTATAGACATTATCCTATTGGTTGTTCTTCCCATGTAGAGGTGAGGGACTATTAGAGCATAAGGacctttaacatggtgacatacATTACACGAGACAGGATACAAATTCAACCATCTAATAATTTTTACTAAACCACAATCcaactgtaaatattttttaacaaaccAGAGAGGTACTAAGCCCACACTAGAGATCCAATCTTCAAAGATGAGTAAGATTAAATCCGAGTAAGACTAAATCTAAGTAAGACTCAAGATGTTCAGAACAAGAAGACAAATATTTATGATGCAGTAGTTTTAACATAATGTGAAAATCAGAGCTATCAATGAAAGAGACtgacaaaaaaacacagaagaaagaGCAATCAAAATGTAaggagcagggccctggccggttggctcagtggtagagtgtcagcctggcgtgcaggagtcccgggtttgattcccggccagggcacacaggagaggcgcccatctgcttctccacccctctccctctccctcttctctgtctctctcttcccctctcgcagccaaggctccattggagcagagttggcccgggtgctaaggatggctccacagcctccgtctcaggagctagagtggctctggtcgcaacagagcaatgccccagatgggcagagcatcgccccctggtgggcatgccgggtggatcccggtcgggcgcatgcgggagtctgtctgactgcctccccgtttccagcttcggaaaaacacatacacacacaaaaaaaacccacaaaaaaaattcaaaaaaaaaatgtaaggagcAGGCTTCAAATAGAAGGTGACATTAGAATTGGGCCAAAACAGGCACATACAAATTCATTAAATAGAAAAAGGCACAGAAAAGAATTCAgatagaggagggagaagcaaggGGCAATGTCAGAAAAATAGCAGgagataaaatgatttaaaatcaaTATGGCTGAGAAACAGGGTCATAGTGTTTTTGTTAATGATTAACAGGGGCTGAGAACTAAGACTACAACTGTAAACAGATTGGAGCCTGATTCTGAAGAGTCTGGTTTGTACCTCACAAGCAAAGTTATCATTAAAATCCagggaagataaagaagaaaacttgCAATAATGTAATACTGGAAATAAAGAGGAATGTGGAATATGAGTGTAATGTTTCAGTCACAGCATTaaccactttaaaaaaagaaaagcaacttaaATAATTGTAATACTTCACATGTATCATATATTCTACATTGCACTTTACCAAGAAATCTCAAATACCATTCAAACTGAAGAATAATCTAAATTCATAATTATAATtctatggattctttttttttttttttttttttttttttttaagaatatttttattcaaataccaTTCTGATCACTCATGGTCCAAGAACATtcaaataataaacaaagaaacagatgtTAAAGACTGGTCTTCAAACATTATAGCCAACGATGCCACGCTTGCCTATGATCTCGCCGATGTAAAACCACATCCACACCTCAGTGGCCACCAAACCATTCAGCAGAGCTTCCTTAACTGTGAGCTGTTTGAAGCTACCAGTTTGAGCACTAGTGACTATTTTTTTCAAGCTCTGAATAGCTGTAGGGATCTCAGCTGGGGTTGGAGGAATCAGCTCAACCTTGGCATAGTGCCAGAATGTGGCCAGTCGAGGCTTGGAGTAAGTCACAGCAGCATTCACCAACGCGGGTGCCTTCTCCGCGAGGTTTCGGACAAATTGGGCCATAGTTGGAGGATGTAAGGTCTGTGGGCCCCGGATAGCCTGCTAAATGTCACCCTCGTGAGGACCCACCGAAGGACCCCTCTATGGATTCTTATAACAGCCATAGTACTAAGAACAAACAATGCATTTCTAcgttaaattttccattttagcaACGGTCTTTTTAGATGCAGGCTGGTATAGAAGTAGAGACTCTGAGCCAGACTGCTTAGGACCAAATCTGCCACTTCCTGGTTTGTAAAACTTTACTGAGATACATAGCCTGGTCTGTGCCATAGTTTCCTCCCCTGAGAAATGACGATGACCACAGTGCCTATCTTACAgaactgagaattaaatgagttaacacaCATACAGCACTTAGGACATATGTCTGAAGTAATAAGGATGAGACATgcattagttattttttttattttattttttatttatttattcattttagaaaggagagagagagggagaaagacagagagagagaggggagagagaggagagagaaggggggaggagcaggaagtatcaactcccatatgtgtcttgaccaggcaagcccagggtttcgaaccggcgacctcagcatttccaggtcgacgctctatccactgcgccaccacaggtcaggtagttatttttttaaaaaacagtaattttGAACTTGGCATTCATGTTGTCCTTTACCTTAAAGAGAGGGTCATTCATGAGAAAGATTTAAGAATTCAATGTACAGATTTTATATCTAGACAGAAGAAtcgaggagggagagagagagagagagagagagagagagagagacaggaagggaggaagaggcagCTGAAGAGAGATCCTTCACCAGGAAGGAACAGGAGACCTGAGGGCAGGCATTGGCAGGAGTGCAGGAACAACTGCAGACATGCTCTCACCCTGCCTGAGCCTTCCAGGGTCATGAGAGAGCCCTGAGATCTTTCAAGTCCAAGGAGGATGGCCAGGGGAAGAGAGTGTGTACagtggagaggtgggggaggggtagagagtaaagggaatgaaaaagaatgctgtgggaaaagaaaacacaatgctGCGGAAGGTTAGGGGGAGTCTCAAGGAGGAGAAACTAGTGTAGTACTTATGGtggaaaaggaaaaatcaaaataCTTGTCCTGACAAAAAAGTGTGTGACTAATGTCCAGAAAACCAAATACTTTTTGTGTTTGGCTtcctattcttttattaaaatagaaggacttgagccctagccagttggctcagtggtagagtgtcggcctggcatgcaggagtcccaggttcaattcccagccagggcatacaggagaagcgcctatctgcttctccacgcctccccctctccttcctctctgtctctctcttcccctcctgcagccaaggctccaaaggagcaaagttggcctgggcactgaggatggctccatagcttctgcctcaggtgctagaatggctctggtcacaacagagcaacgccccagatgggcagagcattgcctcctggtgggcatgcctggtggatcccggtcgagggcatgcgggagtctgtctgactgcctccccgtttccaacttcagaaaaatacaaaaaaaataataataataaaatagaaggaCTTGACTTGTCAACTAAtagagcattaaaaaaatttttgacaatAAATCAGTAAGTGCTGTCGTTTTAGGTAATAATTCAGAAAGCTATCAAATAACTGAGTTACGTTGCTCTAACAAAATTTCTTCAATCCCCATCAACTTACTTATGTAAAGAaaagtttcagccctggccagctggctcaatggtagagcactggccctgcatgtggatgtcccaggttcaattcctggtcagggcatgtgggagaagcgaccatctgcttctccacctctcctcctctcacttctctctccttgtctctctctctctctttcatttcccctcctgcagccatggcttgattggagtgagttggccccaagctctaaggatagttccatggcctctgcctcaggtgctaagaaaagctcaattgctgagcaacggagaaaagccccagaagggcagggcatcaccccttagtgggctctaccgggtggattctggtcagggagcAAAGCAAAGTTTCTCAAGacttacacttttaaaaataaaaaagaaagtcttaaacttacacaatgtcatatgtcaatttaaaaaactgtgatgattcttgaaaaagaaataataataataaaaagaagacaaatgaaATGGAATCCTAGTCCTAGTAATAACcaacaatgggccctggccgggtagctcagtaggAAAGAGTGTTgttccaatacgccaaggttacaGGCTCATCCCTGGGCAAGGtacctacaagaatcaacccatgaatgcatgaatgggtagAACAACAGATGGACGGcacgctctttctctctctaaaaaaaaaaccaaaaaaaaacagcGATAGCACTGGTACTGCTTGAGAAGGGCACCACCAAACATTAAGCAGtgtaatttcaataaatttttactaatactttataaaatttctaaatatttgtctGATCAATTGCATACTACTAATTACAATAACAACCCTCCAAAATATTTAAGTTCCAATACTAAACAGAAAATTATGTTCAAAAGAAACTCCTaagtctataatttttatttatatatacttctgTTACAGAAAAGTATAATAGGGAaatcaatataaatttaaaagatgaaaatacaTTAATGTAAAAGATAAAGTCATGTGGACGATATGCAATGTAGGTAGGATTCTGTTTAATTCAAACagaaaaggaatgaataaaatttCTTACAACAGAAAGCGTCTATTTTCAGATCAATGAAAAGTATCCAATCACTatgatattgcctgaccaggtggtggtgcagtggatagagcgtcggagagggacgcggaagacccaggttagaaaccccgaggttgcttgcttaagcacaggctcatctagtttgagcaaggctcatcagcttgagccctagtcactggcttgagcaaggggtcactcagtctgctgtagccccctggtcaaggcacatatgagaaagcaatcaatgaactactaaaatgcctcaataaagaattgatacttctcatctctctcccttcctgtctgtccctctctttgtctcaatcacacacacacacacacacacacacaatcactatGATATTCAGATTTCaaagtatttgaaaaagaaatgagttttatttttagatagctGTATTTACAGTACTCCTAAAGTTATATCCTTTAtattcacttaaaagaaaaactagattCTACTATATTAAAAATGAGGCATCAATGTGTGAGAAAGTACCTAATTTATCAGAATTTTTATATGGGTCATCCAAGGAAAAGGTTTGAAGACTATTGCTATAGAAAATGTGTGGCCCAGCCCTCTCCTCTTGAATCAGGTGTACAGCATTTAAAAGTGAAaggtccagccctggccagttggcacagtggtagagcatcggccc from Saccopteryx leptura isolate mSacLep1 chromosome 2, mSacLep1_pri_phased_curated, whole genome shotgun sequence carries:
- the LOC136393405 gene encoding ATP synthase subunit g, mitochondrial; protein product: MAQFVRNLAEKAPALVNAAVTYSKPRLATFWHYAKVELIPPTPAEIPTAIQSLKKIVTSAQTGSFKQLTVKEALLNGLVATEVWMWFYIGEIIGKRGIVGYNV